A section of the Streptomyces sp. SCL15-4 genome encodes:
- the ngcE gene encoding N-acetylglucosamine/diacetylchitobiose ABC transporter substrate-binding protein, with the protein MGSTAHHGAEGVGRRDLIKRSAALGLVAAPGMGLLSACASSGGDGQDKAKQGKKTAKNPLGVNDTEGMEFVLFDGGFGKEYAEDAVKIYEHDFPKAKVKFAATQKIQSTLQPRFNQGTPPDLIDNSGAEQMDMGVLVGKNQLADLTALLDAPSYDDPKKKVRDTLRPGIVEMGQFDGDPVWILYYAYTVYGVWYSQKALDSLDAAYPETWDDMLALCAKAKKKGIAGWTYAGKYPYYIPFSLYPMIGKVGGREVLDAIDNLEPNAWKHPAVKACFEAYYELYKKGYVLQGTPGLDHIQSQTAWAKGKALFLPNGSWVENESANVIPPDFGLAVSAPSGLDSADKMPFGTIWASGGEPFIVPAKAKNAEGGMEQLRIMLSEASSKNFTAKVKSLTAYNGGTSGITLTPGLKSGVAALDKAGDNVVNPRLQDWYVQLQKEKIGVSGLGEMMAGRLTPAETVKKIQAFADEAAKDTSIKHYKHQ; encoded by the coding sequence ATGGGATCCACTGCGCACCACGGTGCCGAAGGCGTCGGCCGTCGTGATCTGATCAAGCGTTCGGCGGCGCTTGGTCTGGTCGCCGCACCGGGGATGGGACTGCTGTCCGCCTGCGCGAGCAGCGGCGGCGACGGACAGGACAAGGCCAAGCAGGGCAAGAAGACCGCCAAGAACCCGCTCGGCGTCAACGACACCGAGGGCATGGAGTTCGTCCTCTTCGACGGCGGCTTCGGCAAGGAGTACGCCGAGGACGCGGTGAAGATCTACGAGCACGACTTCCCCAAGGCCAAGGTGAAGTTCGCGGCCACCCAGAAGATCCAGTCCACCCTCCAGCCCCGCTTCAACCAGGGCACCCCGCCGGACCTCATCGACAACTCCGGCGCGGAGCAGATGGACATGGGCGTCCTCGTCGGCAAGAACCAGCTCGCCGACCTCACCGCGCTGCTGGACGCGCCGTCGTACGACGACCCGAAGAAGAAGGTCCGCGACACGCTGCGCCCCGGCATCGTGGAGATGGGCCAGTTCGACGGCGACCCGGTCTGGATCCTGTACTACGCCTACACGGTCTACGGCGTCTGGTACTCCCAGAAGGCCCTGGACTCCCTGGACGCGGCCTACCCGGAGACCTGGGACGACATGCTCGCGCTGTGCGCGAAGGCCAAGAAGAAGGGCATCGCGGGCTGGACCTACGCGGGCAAGTACCCGTACTACATCCCCTTCTCGCTGTACCCGATGATCGGCAAGGTCGGCGGGCGCGAGGTGCTCGACGCCATCGACAACCTGGAGCCCAACGCCTGGAAGCACCCCGCGGTCAAGGCCTGCTTCGAGGCCTACTACGAGCTGTACAAGAAGGGCTACGTCCTCCAGGGCACTCCGGGCCTGGACCACATCCAGTCGCAGACCGCGTGGGCCAAGGGCAAGGCGCTGTTCCTCCCGAACGGCTCCTGGGTGGAGAACGAGTCGGCCAACGTCATCCCGCCCGACTTCGGCCTCGCCGTCTCCGCGCCCTCCGGCCTCGACAGCGCCGACAAGATGCCGTTCGGCACCATCTGGGCCTCCGGCGGCGAGCCCTTCATCGTCCCGGCCAAGGCGAAGAACGCCGAGGGCGGCATGGAGCAGCTGCGCATCATGCTCTCCGAGGCGTCCTCGAAGAACTTCACCGCCAAGGTCAAGTCGCTGACCGCGTACAACGGCGGCACCTCCGGCATCACCCTCACCCCGGGCCTGAAGTCCGGTGTGGCGGCCCTGGACAAGGCCGGAGACAACGTGGTGAACCCCCGGCTGCAGGACTGGTACGTGCAGTTGCAGAAGGAGAAGATCGGGGTGTCCGGTCTCGGCGAGATGATGGCCGGCCGGCTGACCCCGGCCGAGACCGTCAAGAAGATCCAGGCATTCGCCGACGAGGCGGCCAAGGACACCTCCATCAAGCACTACAAGCACCAGTGA